In a single window of the Chloroflexota bacterium genome:
- a CDS encoding DUF1003 domain-containing protein yields MRQHGRAAPASAATLVRQETEAAHAFERRILARVREKRLARDASRQQQREDSLTLGQRIADWVAETMGSWGFIIVQSGFLIVWIALNVAGWFNAWDPYPFILLNLMLSFQAAYSAPFIMMSQNRQEARDRERAELDLLTDLKAETLIEELHGNLEDLRLRRWAELLEIQQRQIELLSDLLEKATGGRSPATTGDATGEPKSPGA; encoded by the coding sequence ATGAGGCAGCACGGACGGGCCGCGCCGGCGAGTGCGGCAACGCTGGTTCGGCAGGAGACGGAGGCCGCCCACGCCTTCGAGCGCCGCATCCTGGCGCGCGTGCGCGAGAAGCGGCTCGCACGCGACGCTTCGCGCCAGCAGCAGCGCGAAGACTCACTGACGCTCGGTCAGCGCATCGCCGACTGGGTGGCCGAGACCATGGGCAGCTGGGGCTTCATCATCGTCCAGAGCGGTTTTCTGATCGTCTGGATCGCGCTGAACGTCGCTGGCTGGTTCAACGCCTGGGATCCGTACCCGTTCATCCTGCTCAACCTGATGCTGAGCTTCCAGGCAGCCTACTCCGCGCCGTTCATCATGATGAGCCAGAACCGGCAGGAGGCGCGCGACCGCGAGCGTGCCGAGCTGGACCTGCTGACGGACCTCAAGGCCGAGACGCTCATCGAAGAGCTGCACGGCAACCTGGAAGACCTCCGCCTGCGACGCTGGGCCGAGCTGTTGGAGATCCAGCAGCGGCAGATCGAACTGCTCAGCGACCTTCTGGAGAAGGCGACCGGCGGGCGATCCCCGGCGACGACAGGCGACGCCACCGGGGAGCCGAAGTCTCCTGGGGCCTAG
- a CDS encoding NADPH:quinone oxidoreductase family protein, whose protein sequence is MRVVEVTDLTGPEGVRLGERPEPEGDGILVAVKAVGLCFPDLLRTRGQYQDKATPPYVIGQEFAGEVVSAPAGSEYAAGDRVAGMTGGTGAAAERLYANAALLTKLPDALSYEQGAGALFNYQTAIVAMEIRGRVKAGEVVLVHGAAGGTGTAVIQIAKANGATVIGVVSSEEKAAAAREAGADHVVRSDGEWKDAALELTNGRGVDIVFDPVGGDRMLDTIRALAYGGRWVVIGFTGGSVPQIPANRLLLKNVDVVGSYLSGYVKQVQNGRAIVMGRVRELIASGAIVPVVGAAFRFDQGTAALNEMADRRARGKVVLTV, encoded by the coding sequence ATGCGGGTTGTCGAGGTCACCGACCTGACCGGCCCCGAGGGCGTGCGGCTGGGCGAGCGGCCCGAGCCGGAGGGCGACGGCATCCTGGTCGCGGTGAAGGCCGTCGGGCTGTGCTTCCCAGACCTGTTGCGGACGCGCGGGCAGTATCAGGACAAGGCCACGCCACCCTACGTGATCGGGCAGGAGTTCGCCGGCGAGGTCGTCTCCGCACCGGCCGGCTCCGAGTACGCAGCCGGCGACCGGGTGGCCGGCATGACCGGCGGGACCGGCGCTGCTGCCGAGCGGCTCTACGCCAACGCAGCCTTGCTGACGAAGCTGCCAGACGCCCTCTCCTACGAGCAGGGCGCGGGCGCGCTCTTCAACTACCAGACGGCCATCGTGGCTATGGAGATTCGCGGGCGGGTCAAGGCTGGCGAGGTCGTACTGGTACACGGCGCGGCGGGCGGCACCGGCACGGCCGTCATCCAGATCGCCAAGGCGAACGGCGCGACGGTCATCGGCGTGGTGTCGAGCGAGGAGAAGGCCGCCGCCGCCCGCGAGGCCGGGGCAGATCACGTCGTCCGGTCGGACGGCGAGTGGAAGGACGCCGCGCTGGAGCTGACCAACGGCCGAGGCGTGGACATCGTGTTCGACCCGGTCGGCGGGGATCGTATGCTCGACACGATCCGCGCGCTGGCCTACGGCGGGCGCTGGGTGGTGATCGGGTTTACGGGCGGCAGCGTCCCGCAGATCCCCGCCAATCGCCTGCTCCTGAAGAACGTGGACGTGGTCGGGTCGTACCTGAGCGGCTACGTCAAGCAGGTGCAGAACGGCCGCGCCATCGTCATGGGGCGGGTGCGCGAGCTGATCGCCAGCGGCGCGATCGTCCCCGTGGTCGGCGCGGCGTTCCGCTTCGACCAGGGCACGGCGGCGCTGAACGAGATGGCCGACCGGCGGGCGCGCGGCAAGGTGGTGCTGACGGTCTAG
- a CDS encoding alpha/beta hydrolase → MYLGREWNVDHDRRAKVSNAELRYAVLGEGEPILCIHGTSIADSLITPLKFYPPLFEEYQLISYYRAGYNGSTLEKPTLSIEEGAEHAKQLLDHLGIEKAHILAFSFGGVLGFQFMLSYPERAHTATLLEPYLPREAEDAVKANIDAYMSAMELYQQGDKLGAGLRYMEAVCGPRFLSAVEMTGPLNVWDRVAESIETTFEVDFPAVSQWGFRMSKADEQVKQKPTMPVLAVMGLDSEAAMPGFRETQRFLMNWLPHAHRAGIQGATHGMQSMNPVAVAEAVHAFVKQHPMR, encoded by the coding sequence CTGTATCTCGGGCGTGAGTGGAACGTTGACCACGATCGGCGGGCGAAGGTCAGCAACGCCGAGCTGCGCTACGCCGTCCTCGGCGAAGGCGAGCCGATCCTCTGCATCCATGGGACGAGTATTGCCGACAGTCTGATCACCCCGTTGAAGTTCTACCCGCCGCTCTTCGAAGAGTATCAGCTGATCTCCTACTACCGGGCCGGCTACAACGGCAGCACCCTGGAGAAGCCGACGCTCAGCATCGAAGAGGGTGCCGAGCACGCGAAGCAGCTGCTCGATCACCTGGGCATCGAGAAGGCCCACATCCTGGCGTTTTCGTTCGGCGGCGTCCTGGGCTTCCAGTTCATGCTCTCCTATCCCGAGCGCGCACACACCGCGACGCTGCTGGAGCCGTACCTGCCTCGCGAGGCCGAGGACGCCGTCAAGGCGAACATCGACGCCTACATGAGCGCGATGGAGCTGTATCAACAGGGCGACAAGCTCGGGGCCGGCCTTCGTTACATGGAGGCTGTCTGCGGCCCGCGCTTCCTGAGCGCCGTCGAGATGACCGGGCCGCTGAACGTCTGGGATCGCGTGGCCGAGAGCATCGAGACGACCTTCGAGGTGGACTTCCCCGCGGTCTCCCAGTGGGGCTTCCGGATGTCGAAGGCCGACGAGCAGGTCAAGCAGAAGCCAACCATGCCGGTGCTGGCCGTGATGGGCCTCGACAGCGAAGCGGCCATGCCGGGCTTCCGCGAGACGCAGCGCTTCCTGATGAACTGGCTGCCACACGCCCATCGCGCCGGGATTCAGGGCGCCACCCACGGCATGCAGAGCATGAACCCGGTCGCCGTGGCCGAGGCCGTTCACGCCTTTGTGAAACAGCACCCGATGCGCTGA
- a CDS encoding Gfo/Idh/MocA family oxidoreductase: protein MVSLRIGLIGAGRIVPAHLFGYAELRAAGVDDFRITAICSRDPDRARLLVSADPDRPRAPWRYGDAVDTQPIVVSDFQTDIQPRLFSEVQAMFDSGLVDAVDITSEVSLHHSQVVACLEAGLHALVEKPLAITMRAGRMMVQAAHRANRQLAVAEHARYIRQARLGAWVVGRGDLGTPQLLSWPSIGTRLWSPDRWVGNASWRHRRLIGAGGVSLDIGPHVFHRVRALCGEVETVSALARILEPVRYLRDAGGEILDTAEADADDAFMALTTFASGAIGQLSHSFAGHGEPLIPAGPAVFGSRGSLNGDRLTLDGQEPTTLDAHWERHGAADAARVFPRGQSDPFGLLIGDWLAAIRENRPAETSGDECLRDLAASFAIVESSLAGRPVTLGDVLDGTVDAYQRDLDAHYGLAH from the coding sequence ATGGTGTCGCTGAGAATCGGGCTGATCGGTGCAGGTCGGATCGTTCCGGCCCACCTGTTCGGGTACGCCGAGCTACGCGCGGCCGGCGTGGACGACTTCCGCATCACCGCCATCTGTTCGCGCGATCCGGACCGCGCCCGGCTGCTGGTCTCGGCTGACCCGGACCGACCGCGCGCGCCCTGGCGCTACGGGGACGCCGTGGACACGCAGCCCATCGTCGTGTCCGACTTCCAGACCGACATCCAGCCGCGCCTGTTCTCGGAGGTCCAGGCGATGTTCGACTCCGGCCTGGTGGACGCCGTCGATATCACCTCAGAGGTCAGCCTGCACCATTCACAGGTGGTCGCCTGCCTGGAGGCCGGCCTGCACGCGCTGGTCGAGAAACCCCTGGCGATCACGATGCGGGCCGGACGGATGATGGTGCAGGCGGCCCACCGCGCCAACCGGCAACTGGCCGTGGCCGAGCACGCCCGCTACATCCGGCAGGCCCGGCTCGGGGCCTGGGTTGTGGGGCGGGGCGACCTCGGGACGCCGCAGCTGCTCTCCTGGCCGTCCATCGGCACACGGCTCTGGTCGCCTGACCGGTGGGTCGGAAACGCCTCCTGGCGACACCGGCGGCTGATCGGAGCGGGCGGCGTGTCGCTCGACATCGGACCACACGTCTTCCACCGCGTGCGCGCGCTCTGCGGCGAGGTCGAGACGGTCTCCGCACTGGCACGCATTCTGGAGCCGGTCCGCTACCTCCGCGACGCTGGCGGCGAGATCCTCGACACGGCCGAGGCCGACGCCGACGACGCGTTCATGGCCCTGACGACCTTTGCGAGCGGGGCCATCGGCCAGCTGTCGCACTCCTTCGCGGGACACGGCGAGCCGTTGATTCCGGCCGGTCCGGCCGTGTTCGGCTCACGCGGATCGCTGAACGGCGACCGGCTGACACTGGACGGCCAGGAGCCGACGACGCTCGACGCTCACTGGGAGCGGCACGGCGCAGCCGACGCCGCGCGCGTCTTTCCACGGGGCCAGTCGGACCCGTTCGGCCTGCTGATCGGCGACTGGCTGGCTGCGATCCGCGAGAACCGCCCTGCTGAGACCAGCGGCGACGAGTGCCTGCGCGACCTTGCCGCCAGCTTCGCCATCGTCGAATCGTCGCTGGCAGGTCGGCCCGTGACACTTGGCGACGTGCTCGACGGGACCGTAGACGCCTACCAGCGCGACCTGGACGCGCACTACGGCCTGGCCCACTGA
- a CDS encoding GMC family oxidoreductase N-terminal domain-containing protein: MPEYRADYVIVGSGTAGSILAGRLSEDPSVSVLLLEFGGMDSNPAIYEKPLTSMFSLWDPKGAENWGYATAPQPGLDGRGIDIARGKVLGGSSAVNAMIYVRGNRRDFDSWASLGVEGLSYDEVLPFFKKSEQFHGAPSDYHGTDGPLSIIDYLAPSSVGHAFIEAAAELGATFKGNDYNGAHQDAGASFYQSTRTPDGVRVTASSAFVTPNLERPNLKLVTGARATRLLLDGTKATGVEIATADGVQSVSANREVIVAAGAFESPKLLMLSGIGPADHLRSVGISVVQDLPGVGQNLQDHLLLGVAYECTEPLNPPEMLAEAALFTYTGVNSRDASPDLQYFFGPVQFVAPEYMTDGPGFTFAPIVAQPLSRGSVTLASTDPTALAKVDPRYLTREEDVAVFEYGIRYARELVQTSAFSKLRGRELAPGPDVTSSNGLRAYIRKSASTVWHPACTCRMGSGPDAVLDSQFKVYGLDGLRVVDASSLPKLVNGNPNAAIMMLAEKAADLIRATA, translated from the coding sequence ATGCCTGAGTATCGCGCCGACTACGTGATTGTCGGTTCTGGAACGGCCGGTTCGATCCTGGCCGGACGCTTGAGCGAAGACCCGAGCGTCTCGGTGCTGCTGCTCGAATTTGGCGGCATGGACAGCAACCCCGCCATCTACGAGAAGCCGCTGACCTCGATGTTCAGCCTCTGGGATCCGAAGGGTGCGGAGAACTGGGGCTACGCCACCGCGCCTCAGCCCGGCCTGGACGGTCGCGGCATCGACATCGCGCGCGGCAAGGTGCTGGGTGGATCGAGCGCCGTCAACGCGATGATCTACGTGCGGGGCAACCGGCGCGACTTCGACAGCTGGGCGTCGCTGGGTGTTGAGGGCCTCAGCTACGACGAGGTGCTGCCCTTCTTCAAGAAGTCCGAGCAGTTCCACGGTGCGCCATCGGACTATCACGGCACCGACGGCCCGCTCTCGATCATCGACTACCTGGCCCCGTCGTCGGTCGGGCACGCGTTCATCGAGGCTGCCGCCGAGCTGGGCGCGACGTTCAAGGGCAACGACTACAACGGCGCACACCAGGACGCCGGTGCGAGCTTCTACCAGTCAACGCGCACGCCAGACGGCGTCCGGGTGACAGCATCCTCGGCGTTTGTGACGCCGAACCTCGAACGGCCCAACTTGAAGCTGGTCACCGGCGCTCGCGCCACCCGGCTGCTGCTGGACGGCACGAAGGCGACGGGCGTCGAGATCGCCACGGCGGACGGTGTCCAGTCGGTCAGTGCCAACCGCGAGGTCATCGTGGCGGCCGGCGCGTTCGAGTCGCCGAAGCTGTTGATGCTCTCGGGGATCGGGCCGGCCGACCATCTGCGGAGCGTCGGCATCTCGGTCGTGCAGGATCTGCCGGGCGTTGGACAGAACCTCCAGGATCACCTGCTGCTCGGCGTGGCCTACGAGTGCACCGAGCCGCTGAACCCGCCGGAGATGCTGGCCGAGGCGGCGCTGTTCACCTACACCGGTGTCAACTCGCGAGACGCCTCGCCGGACCTGCAGTACTTCTTCGGGCCGGTCCAGTTTGTCGCGCCGGAGTACATGACGGACGGTCCGGGCTTCACCTTCGCGCCGATTGTCGCGCAGCCGCTCAGCCGGGGCAGCGTGACGCTCGCGTCAACGGACCCGACGGCCCTGGCGAAGGTCGATCCGCGGTACCTGACCCGTGAGGAGGACGTGGCCGTCTTCGAGTACGGCATCCGCTACGCCCGTGAGCTGGTCCAGACCAGCGCGTTCAGCAAGCTGCGCGGCCGGGAACTGGCGCCCGGGCCAGACGTGACCAGCAGCAACGGTCTCCGCGCGTACATCCGCAAGAGCGCCAGCACCGTCTGGCATCCGGCCTGTACCTGCCGCATGGGCAGCGGGCCGGACGCCGTGTTGGACTCCCAGTTCAAGGTCTACGGCCTGGACGGGCTGCGCGTCGTGGATGCGTCGTCCCTGCCGAAGCTCGTGAATGGCAACCCGAACGCCGCGATCATGATGCTGGCCGAGAAGGCCGCCGACCTGATCCGCGCCACCGCGTAG
- a CDS encoding RraA family protein, translated as MSAASDELIERYRTLPPATIGHFTGTEILDSGIKPLFTPLAVVGRARTVRMPRGDASMSRPAIQSIQPGDVLIIDQDGDDQVSCWGEMTSLAAKMKGCVGVIIEGSATDWAEIRAQQMPTWARAVVARIGHRLDRPEGALQVPVSVGGVICNPGDLVVADDNGIIIMSAERAEELYQISRDSEDRAPGVRRWLEAGGDLAELAGLKIDQIEKLLEERGW; from the coding sequence ATGAGCGCAGCCTCTGACGAGTTGATTGAGCGATATCGCACGCTCCCGCCGGCAACTATCGGTCACTTCACGGGCACCGAGATCCTGGACTCCGGGATCAAGCCGCTGTTCACGCCGCTCGCCGTCGTGGGGCGTGCGCGGACGGTCCGCATGCCGCGCGGCGACGCTTCGATGTCCCGCCCGGCGATTCAGTCGATCCAGCCGGGTGACGTGCTCATCATCGACCAGGATGGCGACGATCAGGTGTCCTGCTGGGGGGAGATGACCTCGCTGGCGGCCAAGATGAAGGGCTGCGTCGGCGTGATCATCGAGGGCTCGGCCACGGACTGGGCAGAGATCCGTGCCCAGCAGATGCCGACCTGGGCGCGGGCGGTGGTGGCGCGCATCGGCCACCGTCTGGATCGACCCGAGGGCGCGCTGCAGGTGCCAGTCAGCGTCGGCGGCGTGATCTGCAACCCTGGCGACCTGGTGGTGGCCGACGACAACGGCATCATCATCATGTCGGCTGAGCGGGCCGAGGAGCTGTATCAGATCTCCCGCGACTCGGAGGATCGCGCGCCGGGCGTCCGTCGCTGGCTGGAGGCCGGCGGCGATCTCGCGGAGCTGGCCGGCCTGAAAATCGATCAGATCGAGAAGCTGCTCGAAGAGCGCGGCTGGTAG